From the Gracilimonas sp. genome, the window TTGTAAATATACTATATAATACTCTGTGAGCTGACCCTACGCTCTTGGTCATTTTAAAATGCAAAAAATTGCATCAAGAAATTGAACAAGCTCTCGCTCGCACAAACAATCTGATCTATACTTCAATATGTCTAAGAACAAACCTTTCAGCGAAAAAAAATGCCGGCCAAAACATAAGTTTTAGTCAGCGATTTTCATTTCCTCGAAAGGATTATAAAGGTAAGGGCTGAACCCTATTCACTGCAAATTTTATTTCAAATTTCTTTCACTTTTTTTCTGTGAAATCATGAGTTACCCAGATTCATATAAAGAGTGCCCTGAAGGGTCTTCATCGTAGTGCTTAAGAAATCTTACACCCAAATAAAAGAGTGGCGTATCGAAAAGTGCGAAGAAAAATTTGAATAAATAGCTGTTGATGATCAGGATGATGAGCGTGGCTACAGAATTTACGTTATCGCCTAGGTTTCCGGCGAGATATAAAATGGTCAAAATTGCTGTGGAATCTACCAGTTGACTGAACATAGTTGATGCATTATTTCTCAACCAAAGATGTTTGCCCCCGGTAAGATTTTTCCAAAAATGGAATAAACGGACATCAACCGTTTGTGCAGTCAAATAAGCAATCATACTGGCTATGGTATTGCCAACCATAAATTCATACACCCCCTCGAATAATGGAAGTCCGCCACTTACACCTCCCGTATTGGGAAGCCAATGCCCAACCGACATTAATAATAGCATAAAGAAGTTCATTGCAAAGCCAACCCATACTACGAGCTGCGCTTTCTTGCGCCCGAATAGTTCAGA encodes:
- a CDS encoding queuosine precursor transporter, with amino-acid sequence MSKQHKRDILFLSLAGVFLTSLVLGNVIGTTKFVTLFSLELPDWLRSITPSIVRDDSIYTMSVPVGVLAYPFTFLATDLISELFGRKKAQLVVWVGFAMNFFMLLLMSVGHWLPNTGGVSGGLPLFEGVYEFMVGNTIASMIAYLTAQTVDVRLFHFWKNLTGGKHLWLRNNASTMFSQLVDSTAILTILYLAGNLGDNVNSVATLIILIINSYLFKFFFALFDTPLFYLGVRFLKHYDEDPSGHSLYESG